A genomic region of Diachasmimorpha longicaudata isolate KC_UGA_2023 chromosome 17, iyDiaLong2, whole genome shotgun sequence contains the following coding sequences:
- the LOC135170514 gene encoding spherulin-4-like, whose protein sequence is MKPLGILICLSLLLATSRAGPGLLIPLYTYPTEPTWEALKSAAASNPSVQFVAIVNPNSGPGSNLDSTYVTSIASLTQVGVKCIGYVRTDYGAIPEDTVRGNMDKYTSWYPQISGFFLDEMAHSEGKESYYASLTAHAISTGKPFTMGNPGTSTTRKYFDTVNNTVIYETTNLPQLSALNLGFPSSGCSMIAYDVSASQVTQSYVDSVLQYTSLIYITDDKLDNPYDTLPTYFNQLVEYVRVAIASKQ, encoded by the coding sequence ATGAAGCCCTTGGGAATCCTGATCTGCCTTTCCCTGCTGCTGGCAACGTCTCGAGCTGGTCCTGGACTTCTAATCCCTCTCTACACATACCCGACCGAACCCACTTGGGAAGCTCTGAAATCAGCTGCTGCCTCCAACCCATCCGTCCAATTCGTGGCCATCGTGAACCCAAATAGCGGTCCTGGCAGCAATCTGGACAGCACTTACGTCACCAGCATCGCCAGCCTCACACAGGTGGGAGTGAAGTGCATCGGGTACGTCAGGACGGACTACGGGGCCATCCCCGAAGACACCGTCAGAGGAAACATGGACAAATACACATCCTGGTATCCCCAAATATCCGGTTTCTTCCTGGACGAAATGGCTCACTCCGAAGGGAAGGAGTCGTACTACGCCTCCCTGACAGCTCACGCTATTTCCACCGGCAAACCCTTCACCATGGGCAACCCTGGCACCTCAACAACACGAAAATACTTCGATACTGTCAACAATACTGTCATTTATGAGACAACAAATCTACCCCAGCTATCAGCCCTCAATCTTGGCTTTCCCAGTTCGGGTTGTTCGATGATCGCGTACGATGTTTCCGCCTCTCAAGTCACTCAATCCTACGTTGATAGCGTCTTGCAGTACACTTCGCTGATTTATATTACTGATGACAAGCTTGATAACCCCTATGATACGCTGCCAACGTATTTTAATCAACTCGTGGAATATGTGCGCGTTGCTATCGCTTCTAAACAGTGA
- the LOC135170512 gene encoding lysophospholipid acyltransferase 6 isoform X2 — protein MRTQDPRIVQRVVLTVALGYLSCIHFYRQMYDYGSYSLDITGPLMVVTQKVISLAYSIHDGFTRREPELTSLQRHQAVKIMPTTLEYFSYVLHFQALMAGPVIFYRDYIDFIHGTKLNGTSFSGFYDVPSKHAAEIVLEPAPTQIVLKKVIASLTCAILFVVFIPIFPIQRLKEDEFLNSSTIYKIWYLMIATMMVRFKYYYAWLFADAVCNNSGLGFNGLDAEGKPRWDLFSNIDVVKFETSLSLRESIEAWNKGTNNWLRMVAYERAGQYRTLFTYALSAVWHGFYPGYYLTFATGALFTFASRTVRRSIRPYFLGSRNMKLLYDVITFITTRLFMAYLTFSFVLLEFRPSVKIYLSMYLIPHLLSLAALLVLPVLPLGHVHRKREIPTTNGQNNSRPTVAEPETHNGLSKKAD, from the exons ATGCGCACCCAAGATCCGCGTATCGTCCAGAG AGTTGTGTTGACTGTTGCCCTGGGGTACCTCTCGTGCATTCATTTTTACCGACAAATGTATGATTATGGATCGTACAGCCTTGATATAACgg GTCCACTGATGGTTGTAACGCAGAAGGTGATAAGTCTTGCGTACAGCATTCACGATGGCTTCACACGTCGGGAACCCGAACTGACGTCACTCCAGCGTCATCAGGCCGTGAAGATCATGCCAACTACACTAGAGTACTTCAGCTATGTGCTCCACTTTCAGGCATTGATGGCAGGTCCCGTCATTTTTTACAGAGATTACATTGATTTTATTCATGGAACGAAACTCAATGGAACGTCATTTTCG GGATTCTACGATGTTCCTTCCAAACATGCCGCCGAAATAGTTTTGGAGCCAGCACCAACTCAAATTGTATTGAAGAAAGTTATCGCCAGCCTGACATGCGCTATCCTCTTCGTTGTATTCATTCCGATATTCCCAATCCAGAGACTGAAAG AGGACGAATTTTTGAACTCGTCGACGATCTACAAAATCTGGTACCTGATGATCGCGACCATGATGGTTCGTTTCAAGTATTATTACGCATGGCTGTTTGCTGACGCAGTATGCAACAACTCGGGGCTGGGATTCAACGGTCTCGATGCAGAGGGAAAGCCCCGGTGGGACCTCTTCTCCAACATAGATGTAGTTAAATTCGAG ACATCACTGAGTCTCAGAGAGTCGATCGAAGCCTGGAACAAGGGGACGAACAACTGGCTGAGAATGGTGGCTTATGAGAGGGCTGGCCAGTACAGAACACTTTTTACTTATGCCCTTTCGGCAGTTTGGCATGGATTTTATCCTGGATACTACCTCACGTTCGCGACTGGAGCGCTATTTACATTCGCTTCACGTACT GTTCGCAGAAGCATCAGACCTTACTTCCTGGGATCAAGGAACATGAAATTGTTATACGATGTCATAACATTCATCACAACGCGCCTCTTCATGGCTTACCTCACCTTCAGTTTTGTTCTCCTTGAATTCAGGCCGAGTGTCAAAATCTACCT ttcCATGTACCTGATTCCACACCTGCTAAGCCTGGCAGCGCTATTAGTCCTCCCAGTATTACCATTGGGACATGTGCACcgaaaacgcgaaataccaacCACCAATGGACAAAATAACTCTCGTCCCACCGTTGCAGAACCGGAAACGCACAATGGACTCTCGAAGAAGGCAGACTGA
- the LOC135170525 gene encoding uncharacterized protein LOC135170525, translating into MDVNVKLISIYCLLVFIPGTLGVKNVKIIVPPIVRSGDTVSLTCLYDLEKGPLYTIKWYLNDQEFYQYVPKAEQPQNSYLIWKDMKIDVSKSDSHDVTLFNVSREMTGFYKCEITEDYPSYHTAILGGRMQVAVVPEDDPVLILGRRRLSPGDTLRANCTSGAGSPAPNITWTINGTPRNDSLITRREILETNQMWESTSDLELKLSSDHFQDSQLRLRCFVSIDGVYTSTAETVITEDKPLIASITGDASPHSHRANGCDATFWIPQSAAYLRGREFSLAVSILLLSDLCR; encoded by the exons GAACGTTGGGTGTGAAAAACGTTAAAATCATTGTACCGCCAATCGTGAGATCTGGAGATACAGTATCACTAACGTGTCTGTATGATCTTGAAAAAGGCCCACTTTACACTATTAAATGGTATCTGAATGATCAGGAATTTTATCAATATGTACCGAAGGCTGAACAACCGCAGAACAGCTATCTCATCTGGAAGGACATGAAAATTGAC GTTTCCAAATCTGATAGCCATGATGTGACTCTCTTCAATGTGTCCAGAGAAATGACCGGATTCTATAAATGTGAAATCACTGAAGACTACCCTTCATATCATACGGCCATACTCGGTGGACGAATGCAAGTAGCAG TTGTTCCAGAGGACGATCCAGTACTAATTCTTGGAAGACGCCGTTTATCACCAGGTGACACATTGAGAGCTAACTGTACCTCGGGAGCAGGTTCTCCTGCTCCAAACATAACGTGGACTATCAATGGTACCCCG AGAAATGACTCGTTGATTACTCGAAGGGAAATCTTGGAGACGAATCAAATGTGGGAAAGCACATCGGACTTGGAATTGAAGCTCTCTAGTGATCACTTTCAAGACAGCCAACTTCGATTGCGTTGTTTTGTTTCTATAGATGGTGTTTACACTTCCACAGCCGAAACTGTAATTACAGAGGATAAACCGTTAATTGCCTCCATCACTGGTGATGCATCACCTCACAGTCACC GTGCCAACGGATGCGATGCAACATTCTGGATACCTCAATCTGCAGCCTATCTCCGGGGAAGAGAATTTTCCCTCGCAGTATCCATCCTCCTGCTCAGTGACTTATGCAGATAG
- the LOC135170512 gene encoding lysophospholipid acyltransferase 6 isoform X1, whose amino-acid sequence MMDKVHGVAALKVREQGFYDGSRAFEGFSDVVGLPVDQMNFVIGQFTALVLAVLFRTTLRPGVVSPIARHTFGLVVGLCLGYFCFGKQAVHLAGLPAVCYIVMRTQDPRIVQRVVLTVALGYLSCIHFYRQMYDYGSYSLDITGPLMVVTQKVISLAYSIHDGFTRREPELTSLQRHQAVKIMPTTLEYFSYVLHFQALMAGPVIFYRDYIDFIHGTKLNGTSFSGFYDVPSKHAAEIVLEPAPTQIVLKKVIASLTCAILFVVFIPIFPIQRLKEDEFLNSSTIYKIWYLMIATMMVRFKYYYAWLFADAVCNNSGLGFNGLDAEGKPRWDLFSNIDVVKFETSLSLRESIEAWNKGTNNWLRMVAYERAGQYRTLFTYALSAVWHGFYPGYYLTFATGALFTFASRTVRRSIRPYFLGSRNMKLLYDVITFITTRLFMAYLTFSFVLLEFRPSVKIYLSMYLIPHLLSLAALLVLPVLPLGHVHRKREIPTTNGQNNSRPTVAEPETHNGLSKKAD is encoded by the exons ATGAACTTCGTCATCGGCCAATTCACAGCCCTTGTCCTCGCAGTTTTGTTTCGAACGACCCTCAGGCCAGGAGTGGTTTCGCCAATAGCTCGTCACACATTTGGTTTGGTCGTTGGGCTCTGCCTGGGCTACTTCTGTTTCGGCAA ACAAGCAGTTCACCTGGCGGGACTTCCGGCAGTATGTTACATCGTAATGCGCACCCAAGATCCGCGTATCGTCCAGAG AGTTGTGTTGACTGTTGCCCTGGGGTACCTCTCGTGCATTCATTTTTACCGACAAATGTATGATTATGGATCGTACAGCCTTGATATAACgg GTCCACTGATGGTTGTAACGCAGAAGGTGATAAGTCTTGCGTACAGCATTCACGATGGCTTCACACGTCGGGAACCCGAACTGACGTCACTCCAGCGTCATCAGGCCGTGAAGATCATGCCAACTACACTAGAGTACTTCAGCTATGTGCTCCACTTTCAGGCATTGATGGCAGGTCCCGTCATTTTTTACAGAGATTACATTGATTTTATTCATGGAACGAAACTCAATGGAACGTCATTTTCG GGATTCTACGATGTTCCTTCCAAACATGCCGCCGAAATAGTTTTGGAGCCAGCACCAACTCAAATTGTATTGAAGAAAGTTATCGCCAGCCTGACATGCGCTATCCTCTTCGTTGTATTCATTCCGATATTCCCAATCCAGAGACTGAAAG AGGACGAATTTTTGAACTCGTCGACGATCTACAAAATCTGGTACCTGATGATCGCGACCATGATGGTTCGTTTCAAGTATTATTACGCATGGCTGTTTGCTGACGCAGTATGCAACAACTCGGGGCTGGGATTCAACGGTCTCGATGCAGAGGGAAAGCCCCGGTGGGACCTCTTCTCCAACATAGATGTAGTTAAATTCGAG ACATCACTGAGTCTCAGAGAGTCGATCGAAGCCTGGAACAAGGGGACGAACAACTGGCTGAGAATGGTGGCTTATGAGAGGGCTGGCCAGTACAGAACACTTTTTACTTATGCCCTTTCGGCAGTTTGGCATGGATTTTATCCTGGATACTACCTCACGTTCGCGACTGGAGCGCTATTTACATTCGCTTCACGTACT GTTCGCAGAAGCATCAGACCTTACTTCCTGGGATCAAGGAACATGAAATTGTTATACGATGTCATAACATTCATCACAACGCGCCTCTTCATGGCTTACCTCACCTTCAGTTTTGTTCTCCTTGAATTCAGGCCGAGTGTCAAAATCTACCT ttcCATGTACCTGATTCCACACCTGCTAAGCCTGGCAGCGCTATTAGTCCTCCCAGTATTACCATTGGGACATGTGCACcgaaaacgcgaaataccaacCACCAATGGACAAAATAACTCTCGTCCCACCGTTGCAGAACCGGAAACGCACAATGGACTCTCGAAGAAGGCAGACTGA